The proteins below are encoded in one region of Clostridium estertheticum:
- a CDS encoding YitT family protein produces MRRETKNENILNYIYIMIGATILAAGINMFFASLKLVTGGVSGLAIVIEYLSIKNYGVDIPLWFTNIVVNIPLLAIAIKLKGRAFVGKSMFAAAYLSFALFYTSFIPVPKVDLLIASIFGGVFVGIGLGFVLRASASTGGTDLAANIIKVYLKNIPIAKIILVIDSTIILLGAFVFGIEKAMYALISTYIVSKVIDSILEGINFSKAVFIISDYSNEIAEILMKDLNRGVTGIHAKGMYSKGEKQVLFVVVGKDEIVPLQKMVKEIDTKAFITIADVREVLGEGFTE; encoded by the coding sequence ATGAGAAGAGAAACTAAAAATGAAAATATTTTAAATTATATATATATTATGATTGGAGCCACAATACTTGCAGCAGGTATAAATATGTTTTTTGCAAGTTTAAAATTAGTAACTGGTGGGGTATCTGGTCTTGCTATTGTTATAGAGTATTTATCTATTAAGAATTATGGAGTAGACATTCCGTTGTGGTTTACTAATATTGTGGTAAATATACCGTTACTTGCTATTGCTATAAAACTTAAGGGAAGAGCATTTGTTGGTAAATCTATGTTTGCTGCGGCATATCTGTCTTTTGCATTGTTTTATACAAGCTTTATTCCAGTCCCAAAGGTTGATCTATTGATAGCTAGTATATTTGGTGGTGTATTTGTTGGTATAGGCTTAGGCTTTGTATTAAGAGCATCTGCAAGTACTGGTGGAACAGATCTTGCTGCCAATATTATAAAGGTTTATTTAAAAAACATTCCAATTGCCAAAATTATATTAGTAATTGATTCTACTATAATATTATTAGGTGCTTTTGTATTTGGAATTGAAAAGGCTATGTATGCATTAATATCAACATACATAGTGTCTAAAGTAATAGACAGTATACTTGAAGGAATAAATTTTTCTAAAGCGGTATTTATTATTTCGGATTACTCAAATGAAATAGCAGAAATACTAATGAAAGATTTAAATAGAGGTGTCACAGGAATACATGCTAAAGGTATGTATTCAAAGGGAGAAAAACAGGTATTGTTTGTAGTAGTTGGTAAAGATGAAATAGTACCTCTTCAAAAAATGGTTAAGGAAATAGATACCAAAGCGTTTATTACTATTGCAGATGTGAGAGAAGTTCTAGGAGAAGGATTTACGGAGTAA
- a CDS encoding MBL fold metallo-hydrolase has product MKKAKIYYIYHSGFVVKTENHFLIFDYYKEPIENQNRVLLSPENIKEMKNVYVFSSHSHADHYNPKILEWEKYNDNIQYLLSDDIKADKDKSNYNFMGEGDEKVFQDIYVKAYGSTDIGISFLVKVDGLTIFHAGDLNWWHWKEDSIEEQTLAESLFKAHIEKIKEEKPIDIAFFPVDPRLCGDYYIGGEYFAENIQPRVLIPMHFGDDVDITKQFANIMNKINIKAALINYPGQEIIY; this is encoded by the coding sequence ATGAAAAAAGCAAAAATATATTATATATACCATAGTGGGTTTGTTGTTAAGACTGAAAATCATTTTCTGATATTTGATTATTATAAAGAACCTATAGAAAATCAGAACAGAGTTTTGCTATCACCTGAAAATATCAAAGAAATGAAAAATGTTTATGTATTTTCATCCCATAGTCATGCAGATCATTATAATCCTAAAATTTTAGAGTGGGAAAAATATAATGATAATATACAATATCTACTTAGTGATGATATAAAAGCCGATAAAGATAAGTCAAATTATAATTTTATGGGGGAAGGCGACGAAAAAGTATTTCAAGATATTTATGTAAAAGCTTATGGTTCAACGGATATTGGAATATCCTTTTTAGTAAAAGTAGATGGATTAACTATTTTTCATGCTGGAGATCTAAATTGGTGGCACTGGAAAGAAGATAGTATAGAAGAACAAACACTTGCTGAGTCATTATTTAAGGCTCATATAGAGAAGATAAAAGAAGAAAAACCTATAGATATAGCTTTTTTCCCAGTAGATCCGAGACTTTGCGGGGATTATTATATAGGGGGAGAATATTTTGCAGAAAATATTCAGCCAAGGGTACTTATACCAATGCATTTCGGAGATGATGTGGATATTACTAAGCAATTCGCGAATATAATGAATAAGATAAATATAAAAGCTGCTCTAATAAATTATCCAGGTCAGGAGATAATATATTAA
- a CDS encoding VOC family protein, whose protein sequence is MKFSFDHNNINVLDLEKSVEFYKEALGFVETRRHHPSDDSFTLVFLGDETTDHKLELTCMRDRTEPYNLGENEFHLAVVADNYDEAYAYHKKMGCICYQNKPMGIYFIMDPDGYWTEVIPKK, encoded by the coding sequence ATGAAATTTTCTTTTGACCATAATAATATAAATGTTTTAGACTTAGAAAAAAGTGTAGAATTTTATAAAGAGGCTTTAGGGTTTGTAGAAACTAGGCGCCATCATCCATCAGATGATAGTTTTACCCTTGTATTTCTTGGTGATGAAACAACAGACCATAAGTTAGAACTTACTTGTATGAGAGATAGAACAGAGCCATATAATCTAGGTGAAAATGAGTTTCATCTTGCTGTAGTTGCTGATAATTATGATGAAGCTTACGCATATCATAAAAAAATGGGCTGCATATGTTATCAAAATAAACCTATGGGGATATATTTTATTATGGACCCAGATGGCTACTGGACAGAGGTTATTCCAAAAAAATAG
- a CDS encoding flagellar motor protein encodes MNIYPILFIILSFGSLIAAFILEGGSPVMLVAKTAAMIVFGGTIGSVGLASSPKRLKNVPAMIKLVFTSKDKDLVEIVNYFKQLSFKTRKEGLLSIEGEITDDLDPFIKKGLQLVVDGVDPQMVKTILEFELESTYDRHKENYAVFEAAGGFAPTMGVIGTVMGLVQVLSNLADPSVLGEKIATAFIATLYGVGSANLFFLPIGVRLKDLNNEESKEKELIIEAVLLMQEGANPNILAEKLKGFLDKTQIKKFNEMNNEVEK; translated from the coding sequence ATGAACATCTATCCAATTTTATTTATAATATTAAGTTTTGGTTCATTGATAGCTGCTTTCATCCTAGAAGGTGGAAGCCCTGTTATGCTTGTAGCTAAAACAGCAGCCATGATCGTGTTTGGAGGTACAATTGGATCAGTAGGTCTTGCATCTTCACCTAAGAGATTAAAAAATGTTCCAGCAATGATTAAACTCGTATTTACATCGAAAGATAAAGATTTGGTTGAAATTGTTAACTATTTCAAACAATTATCCTTTAAAACTAGAAAAGAAGGTTTACTTAGTATTGAAGGGGAAATAACTGATGATTTGGATCCTTTTATTAAAAAGGGTTTACAACTAGTTGTTGATGGAGTAGACCCTCAAATGGTGAAAACCATATTAGAGTTTGAACTTGAATCAACCTATGATAGGCATAAAGAAAACTATGCTGTTTTTGAAGCTGCAGGTGGATTTGCACCTACAATGGGTGTTATAGGTACTGTTATGGGACTTGTACAAGTCTTAAGTAATCTTGCTGATCCATCTGTTTTAGGAGAAAAAATTGCCACAGCCTTCATAGCTACGTTATATGGTGTTGGTTCTGCAAACTTGTTTTTTCTTCCAATAGGTGTAAGATTAAAAGATTTAAACAATGAAGAATCTAAAGAGAAAGAACTAATAATAGAGGCTGTCCTTCTTATGCAAGAGGGTGCAAATCCTAATATTTTAGCAGAAAAACTAAAAGGATTCCTAGATAAAACACAAATAAAGAAATTTAATGAGATGAACAACGAGGTAGAAAAATAA
- a CDS encoding OmpA family protein, with protein sequence MKKREEKEGNSERWLLTYSDLITLLMILFVVMYASSSADTTKYKQLSQSLNVAFSGGGASIIGSDTATSVTNSTVTVVDPVTAETTTTAANSKAAEENKIENIKKNVDTYLKQNGLASSVSTKIDERGLEVSLNTSLLFDVGTADVKEASAKKLISIGKILNHVNNYVRIEGHTDSTPMSNNEFKSNWQLSAFRATNVTELLISKAGISPKKISAVAYGDSRPVATNTTTAGKAKNRTVDIIILSSQFSKAEKTK encoded by the coding sequence ATGAAAAAGAGGGAAGAAAAAGAAGGTAATAGTGAACGCTGGCTTTTAACCTACTCAGATCTAATAACTCTACTTATGATATTATTTGTTGTTATGTACGCATCAAGCAGTGCAGACACTACTAAATACAAACAACTATCCCAATCACTTAATGTAGCTTTTAGCGGTGGTGGAGCTTCTATTATTGGTAGCGATACTGCTACAAGTGTTACAAATTCAACAGTCACTGTAGTTGATCCCGTTACGGCAGAAACCACTACAACAGCTGCAAATAGTAAGGCAGCAGAAGAAAATAAAATTGAAAATATAAAAAAAAATGTTGATACATATTTGAAACAGAATGGCTTAGCGAGTAGCGTTTCTACTAAAATCGATGAGAGAGGGCTTGAAGTAAGTCTTAATACTTCATTGCTCTTTGATGTTGGTACCGCAGACGTTAAAGAAGCTTCTGCTAAAAAGTTAATTAGCATAGGTAAAATACTAAATCACGTTAATAATTACGTAAGAATAGAGGGTCACACAGATAGTACCCCCATGAGTAATAATGAATTTAAGTCTAACTGGCAGCTTTCAGCATTTCGCGCAACTAATGTTACTGAGCTACTTATTTCAAAAGCAGGTATTTCTCCTAAAAAGATATCTGCAGTAGCCTATGGTGATAGTAGGCCCGTAGCTACTAATACAACTACAGCTGGAAAAGCTAAAAATAGAACCGTAGATATTATTATATTGAGTAGTCAATTTTCAAAAGCAGAAAAAACCAAATAA
- the clpA gene encoding ATP-dependent Clp protease ATP-binding subunit ClpA — protein MQLDDIVNEIITAAFNEAQMSNHEYFTPEHILYASLFFEEGIEIIENSGGNVKRLKNQIKKFLKENIEVVEDTEPIQTVGIQTILSSAADHVMLSGKELVKIGDVIVAMYDDEESFASYFLRQQQMKRRDLLNYIAHGISVVDTLDFSSSIGSEREDQVSFTEDEEEDIEYTYDEDMDNPNLKGDFLSNFTEELTEKAKKGEMDPLIGRQDILLRTLQVLCRRLKNNPVHVGEPGVGKTAITQGLAQLIVENKVPKVLQGSKIYYLDMGALIAGTKYRGDFEERIKKVLNEISKEEKPIVYIDEIHTIVGAGAVSGGSMDASNILKPFLADGKVRFIGSTTYDEYKKHFEKDSALARRFQKIEVPEPSIDDTVSILMGLKDKYEIYHNVTYKDEALKTAVELSSKYIKERFLPDKAIDIMDEAGAYARLYAGDNDENIVITVGAVEKIVATIAKIPEQSVSSNEVDTLKNLDLNLKKQVFGQGDAIDTLVKAIKRSRAGFNEEDKPIASLLFVGPTGVGKTEISKQLAKSLDIPLIRFDMSEYQEKHTVARLIGSPPGYVGYEEGGMLIEAIKKKPYCVLLLDEIEKAHPDIFNVLLQVMDYATLTDNTGKKADFRNVILIMTSNAGARESSKHIVGFGERMGAGGAIIKEVQRVFSPEFRNRLDNVIEFNKIDNVMALQIAKKAMKLFEEKLLTKNIKLKVTDALYAWLSKKGFSEDYGAREINRVVQQEIKTYFVDEVLFGELSTGGSAIVDIVDDKLTITKDNSDKISGKIQVKKDK, from the coding sequence ATGCAATTAGATGATATAGTAAATGAAATTATTACCGCAGCTTTTAATGAAGCTCAAATGTCAAATCATGAGTATTTTACCCCAGAACATATTCTTTATGCTTCTTTGTTTTTCGAAGAGGGTATAGAAATAATAGAAAATAGTGGCGGTAATGTTAAAAGGCTAAAGAACCAAATTAAAAAATTTTTAAAGGAAAATATAGAGGTTGTAGAAGACACAGAACCTATACAAACCGTTGGAATACAAACAATTTTATCAAGCGCTGCAGATCATGTTATGTTATCTGGAAAAGAGTTAGTAAAGATAGGTGATGTTATTGTTGCTATGTATGATGATGAGGAAAGTTTTGCTTCTTATTTTTTAAGACAACAGCAAATGAAAAGGCGAGATCTTCTTAATTATATAGCTCATGGTATATCTGTAGTGGATACACTTGATTTTTCATCTAGTATAGGGAGTGAAAGAGAAGATCAAGTGAGTTTCACCGAAGACGAAGAAGAAGATATAGAATATACTTATGACGAGGATATGGATAACCCAAATCTAAAAGGAGATTTTCTAAGTAATTTTACGGAAGAGTTAACGGAAAAAGCAAAAAAAGGAGAAATGGATCCGCTTATTGGGAGACAAGATATTCTTTTAAGAACACTTCAGGTATTATGTAGAAGGCTTAAAAACAATCCAGTTCATGTAGGGGAACCTGGAGTAGGTAAAACTGCCATAACGCAAGGACTCGCACAATTAATTGTTGAAAATAAAGTACCTAAGGTATTGCAAGGAAGTAAAATATATTATTTGGATATGGGAGCTCTAATTGCAGGTACAAAGTATAGAGGTGATTTTGAGGAACGTATTAAAAAAGTCCTAAACGAAATTAGTAAAGAAGAAAAACCTATAGTATATATTGATGAAATCCATACTATAGTAGGTGCAGGTGCAGTTTCTGGAGGGTCTATGGATGCTTCAAATATTTTAAAACCATTCCTTGCGGATGGCAAGGTAAGGTTCATTGGATCAACTACTTATGATGAGTATAAAAAGCATTTTGAAAAGGATAGTGCATTAGCTAGAAGATTTCAAAAGATTGAAGTTCCAGAACCATCAATTGATGATACTGTAAGTATTCTTATGGGACTTAAAGATAAATATGAAATTTACCATAATGTTACATACAAAGATGAGGCTTTAAAAACAGCAGTAGAATTATCTAGTAAATATATTAAGGAGAGGTTTCTACCAGATAAAGCTATAGATATTATGGATGAGGCAGGTGCTTATGCAAGGCTTTATGCTGGCGATAATGATGAAAATATTGTTATAACGGTAGGTGCAGTGGAGAAAATAGTAGCTACTATTGCAAAAATTCCAGAGCAAAGTGTATCCAGTAATGAAGTAGATACATTGAAAAATTTGGATCTTAATTTGAAGAAACAGGTTTTTGGACAAGGCGATGCTATCGACACTTTAGTAAAGGCTATAAAGAGATCTCGCGCCGGTTTTAATGAAGAAGATAAACCAATAGCATCACTTCTTTTTGTAGGCCCTACAGGAGTGGGAAAGACTGAAATAAGTAAACAATTAGCTAAGAGTTTAGATATACCACTTATTAGATTTGATATGAGTGAATATCAAGAAAAGCATACTGTAGCAAGGCTTATTGGTTCGCCACCAGGATACGTAGGTTATGAAGAGGGTGGAATGTTAATTGAGGCCATAAAAAAGAAGCCTTATTGCGTTTTACTTTTAGATGAGATTGAAAAAGCTCACCCCGATATTTTTAATGTACTTTTGCAGGTTATGGATTATGCAACACTTACAGATAACACTGGTAAAAAGGCAGATTTCAGAAATGTAATTTTAATAATGACTTCAAATGCAGGAGCTAGAGAATCTAGTAAACATATAGTTGGATTCGGAGAAAGAATGGGAGCTGGCGGGGCAATTATTAAAGAGGTTCAGCGAGTATTTTCTCCGGAGTTTAGAAATAGATTGGACAATGTAATTGAATTTAATAAAATTGATAATGTTATGGCTCTTCAAATTGCAAAGAAAGCAATGAAGTTGTTTGAAGAGAAACTTTTAACTAAAAATATAAAATTAAAGGTAACGGATGCCTTATATGCCTGGTTAAGTAAAAAGGGATTTTCAGAGGATTATGGTGCAAGGGAAATTAACAGAGTTGTTCAACAAGAAATTAAAACTTATTTTGTTGATGAGGTGCTCTTTGGAGAACTTAGTACAGGCGGTAGCGCGATAGTTGACATTGTGGATGATAAACTCACAATAACAAAAGATAATTCCGATAAGATAAGTGGAAAAATACAAGTAAAAAAAGATAAATAA
- a CDS encoding ATP-dependent Clp protease adaptor ClpS: MSEKRIFNEEIETKEKIDIKEKIETKIRKPSNYMVVIHNDDYTSMEFVVQVLVGVFKKQVVEATRIMFDVHKKGSGVAGIYSHDVGLTKIDQTMEMCEESGFPLKLTLEEE; the protein is encoded by the coding sequence ATGTCAGAAAAAAGGATCTTTAATGAGGAAATTGAAACTAAAGAGAAAATTGATATTAAAGAAAAAATAGAAACTAAAATTAGGAAACCTAGTAACTATATGGTTGTTATTCACAATGATGATTATACAAGTATGGAATTTGTTGTGCAGGTTTTAGTTGGAGTTTTTAAAAAACAGGTTGTGGAAGCCACAAGAATTATGTTTGATGTCCATAAGAAAGGTAGTGGCGTCGCTGGAATATATAGCCATGATGTAGGCTTAACAAAAATTGATCAAACTATGGAAATGTGTGAGGAAAGTGGATTTCCACTGAAATTAACATTAGAAGAGGAGTAA
- a CDS encoding YdcF family protein: MSIERLGRLIKTKGYIYIILGIVCEIYYIGTIIFGGIVTFAWFYLVVGIVLITLGLKERKNKKEYMLIRPGKIKNMVKICFLLALVSVVIIEGLIIQSAVSKHKEKSDYLMILGAGIRGEVPSTALYQRLYASLKYIEINPNVKIVVSGGRGSGESITEAEAMKRFLIKHGVSKNNIIKEERSTNTFENMKFTTQILKKLNKKENIEVTVVTNNFHMFRAKFLAQRQGLKVYGYPAPLHPMLVPTCFAREYLAVINSFIFDK; the protein is encoded by the coding sequence ATGTCTATAGAAAGACTAGGAAGATTAATAAAAACTAAAGGTTATATATATATAATTTTAGGTATAGTATGTGAAATATATTATATAGGGACAATAATATTTGGAGGGATAGTAACTTTTGCATGGTTTTATCTAGTTGTTGGAATAGTATTAATAACACTCGGACTAAAAGAGAGAAAAAATAAGAAAGAATATATGTTAATAAGACCAGGTAAGATTAAAAACATGGTGAAAATATGTTTTTTACTTGCCTTAGTTTCTGTTGTAATTATAGAAGGTTTAATAATTCAATCAGCTGTATCAAAACATAAGGAAAAAAGTGACTATCTTATGATTTTAGGTGCAGGTATTAGAGGAGAAGTTCCATCGACGGCACTTTATCAAAGACTTTATGCAAGTCTTAAATATATTGAAATTAATCCTAATGTTAAAATAGTAGTCTCAGGTGGTAGAGGGTCAGGTGAGAGCATTACTGAAGCGGAAGCTATGAAAAGATTTTTAATAAAACATGGAGTCTCAAAAAATAATATTATAAAAGAAGAAAGGTCAACCAATACCTTTGAAAATATGAAGTTCACAACGCAGATCTTAAAAAAATTAAATAAAAAAGAAAATATAGAAGTAACTGTTGTAACAAATAATTTTCATATGTTCAGAGCTAAATTTTTAGCGCAAAGACAAGGATTAAAGGTATATGGTTATCCGGCACCGCTTCACCCAATGCTAGTTCCTACTTGCTTTGCAAGGGAGTATTTAGCAGTGATAAATTCATTTATATTTGATAAATGA
- a CDS encoding glutamate-5-semialdehyde dehydrogenase, whose amino-acid sequence MDFDNYIINIGRNAKAASRIMVTVSTTMKNNALLHMAESLIDNKETIIKANNKDMESGKKSDLSTAMLDRLMINQERIEKMAEGLRNVSTLPDPIGEGIKKWKRPNDLDISMVRVPLGVIGMIYESRPNVTVDAAALCIKAGNSIILRGGSEAINTNMALAKVIIKAATTVGLPEGCIQLIEMVDRELVNKLVKLNDYVDVIIPRGGKGLKKAIIANATVPVIETGSGICHIYVDADADLKMAEEIIVNAKTQRPGVCNAVETVLVHKDIAREFLPKLSKRLYGLGVEIRICEKGLEIIEGAKAAMEEDWATEYLDLILSIKVVSTIEDAIDHIFKYGTKHSEAIITNNYTNSQKFLREVDASCVYVNASTRFTDGAEFGFGAEIGISNQKLHARGPMGLEQLTTTKYLIYGDGQVRK is encoded by the coding sequence ATGGATTTTGATAACTACATTATAAATATAGGTAGAAATGCAAAAGCTGCATCTAGGATTATGGTTACTGTTAGTACCACTATGAAAAATAATGCACTTTTGCATATGGCTGAATCTTTAATTGATAACAAAGAAACTATAATAAAAGCTAATAATAAGGATATGGAATCTGGAAAGAAAAGTGATTTATCTACTGCGATGCTTGATAGATTAATGATTAATCAGGAGAGAATTGAAAAGATGGCTGAAGGACTTAGAAATGTATCGACTCTGCCAGATCCAATAGGTGAGGGTATAAAAAAGTGGAAGCGACCAAATGATTTAGATATTTCCATGGTAAGGGTTCCACTTGGTGTTATAGGTATGATTTATGAGTCAAGACCAAATGTTACTGTTGATGCAGCAGCTTTATGTATAAAAGCAGGAAATTCAATAATACTAAGGGGCGGGTCAGAAGCTATAAATACTAATATGGCTTTAGCTAAGGTTATTATTAAAGCGGCCACGACTGTAGGACTACCAGAAGGGTGTATTCAACTTATTGAGATGGTGGACAGGGAATTAGTAAATAAATTAGTAAAACTTAATGATTATGTAGATGTAATTATTCCAAGAGGTGGAAAGGGACTTAAAAAGGCTATTATAGCAAATGCAACAGTACCAGTAATTGAAACAGGATCAGGTATATGTCATATATATGTGGATGCAGATGCTGATTTAAAAATGGCTGAAGAAATAATAGTTAATGCTAAAACTCAAAGGCCAGGGGTATGTAATGCGGTAGAGACAGTACTAGTTCATAAAGATATTGCTAGAGAGTTTTTACCAAAACTATCAAAAAGACTTTATGGATTAGGTGTAGAAATAAGAATATGTGAAAAGGGACTCGAAATTATAGAAGGTGCAAAAGCTGCGATGGAGGAAGATTGGGCTACTGAATATTTAGATTTAATACTTTCAATTAAGGTTGTCTCAACAATAGAAGATGCAATAGATCATATTTTTAAATATGGAACAAAACATTCAGAGGCTATAATAACTAACAATTATACGAACTCTCAGAAATTTTTAAGGGAAGTTGATGCTTCTTGTGTTTATGTGAATGCTTCTACAAGATTTACAGATGGTGCAGAATTTGGATTTGGAGCAGAGATAGGAATAAGTAATCAAAAACTTCATGCTAGAGGACCAATGGGACTTGAGCAACTTACAACTACAAAGTATCTTATATATGGAGATGGCCAAGTTAGAAAATAA
- the proB gene encoding glutamate 5-kinase, with the protein MNIRKEYLENVKRIVVKVGTSTLTHSTGLLNYKHIESLIRQLADVHNKGIEVVLVTSGAIGAGMGKLGLTKRPETIPEKQAAAAVGQGILIHMYEKFFSEYGKTTAQILLTKEDFGDKARHLNAHNTFLMLLSQGVIPVVNENDAVIVDEIMVGDNDTLSAMVTNLIGAELLIILSDIDGLYDSNPRVNPDAKIIYNVQNITDEIKESAQGAGTELGTGGMATKINAAEIVVDANAAMIIAEGSTPNVITDILEGIEIGTLFKGNARTKDTK; encoded by the coding sequence ATGAACATTAGAAAAGAATATTTAGAAAACGTAAAAAGAATTGTAGTGAAGGTAGGAACTTCAACATTAACTCATTCTACTGGATTATTAAATTACAAACATATTGAAAGTCTTATAAGACAACTCGCGGATGTTCATAATAAAGGAATTGAGGTAGTCCTTGTAACTTCTGGAGCCATAGGAGCTGGTATGGGGAAATTAGGGCTTACAAAAAGACCGGAAACAATACCAGAAAAGCAGGCGGCAGCAGCTGTTGGTCAAGGCATATTAATCCACATGTATGAGAAGTTTTTTTCAGAGTACGGAAAAACAACGGCACAAATTCTTTTGACAAAAGAGGATTTTGGTGATAAAGCGAGACATTTAAATGCTCATAATACATTTTTGATGTTATTATCACAAGGGGTAATTCCCGTGGTAAATGAAAATGATGCTGTAATCGTTGATGAAATAATGGTTGGAGATAATGATACCCTGTCGGCTATGGTTACAAACCTAATAGGGGCAGAATTACTTATAATACTTTCTGATATTGATGGATTATATGATTCAAACCCTAGGGTAAATCCTGATGCGAAAATAATATATAATGTACAAAATATTACTGATGAAATTAAGGAATCAGCTCAGGGAGCAGGAACGGAGCTTGGAACTGGTGGTATGGCAACTAAGATTAATGCAGCAGAAATTGTAGTAGATGCAAATGCTGCTATGATTATAGCAGAAGGCTCTACACCTAATGTTATTACTGACATTTTAGAAGGAATTGAAATAGGTACATTATTTAAAGGAAATGCTAGGACTAAAGATACCAAGTAA
- a CDS encoding hemerythrin domain-containing protein — protein MNAIDLMIEEHKLIKRMLAVTRKISIKVLNNEEVDYNDFNKVIDFVRNFADKHHHNKEEVILFKKMGDVLGERIANGPIMGMLVEHDLGRLFIGNLETALIKFKGGDNDSKVDIIANAIGYTDLLYRHIEKEDTTIYTFAQRKLSKEQLSEIDLACFEVETAAKKNNLQDTYITLLKELESKIG, from the coding sequence ATGAATGCTATAGATTTAATGATCGAAGAACATAAACTTATAAAGAGGATGCTCGCTGTAACAAGGAAAATCTCTATTAAGGTGCTTAACAATGAAGAAGTTGATTATAATGATTTTAATAAAGTTATTGATTTTGTACGTAATTTTGCAGATAAACATCATCATAATAAAGAAGAGGTTATTCTCTTTAAAAAAATGGGTGACGTTTTAGGAGAGCGCATAGCTAATGGTCCCATTATGGGTATGCTTGTTGAACATGATTTAGGCAGACTTTTTATAGGAAATTTGGAAACAGCTTTAATTAAATTTAAGGGTGGAGATAATGATTCCAAAGTAGATATAATTGCAAATGCTATAGGATACACTGACCTTCTTTATAGGCATATAGAAAAAGAAGATACCACCATTTATACCTTTGCACAAAGAAAGTTAAGCAAAGAGCAACTAAGCGAAATTGACCTTGCCTGCTTTGAGGTAGAAACTGCCGCTAAAAAAAATAATCTTCAGGATACCTATATTACCTTATTAAAAGAATTAGAATCTAAAATTGGTTAA
- a CDS encoding DUF5667 domain-containing protein: MKRVGILVAAIVFTISINTQVFAIGVENSNSTSNEININEIANKETKIIADSIFYFINKGLDNLKLFLNLEDVKKTEIILQIENERLARCDDMTDKEKYELAKDMIKELEKGNKLSATRQEYQLVKVSLEQAKKSGDEVAIKVAEELLKEKQSLYKVAIEEDKSVNLTNKVEGKTVSVPNKVE; encoded by the coding sequence ATGAAGAGAGTAGGTATTTTAGTTGCAGCTATAGTATTTACAATAAGCATAAATACACAGGTGTTTGCAATAGGTGTTGAAAATTCTAATAGTACAAGTAATGAAATAAATATAAATGAGATTGCAAATAAGGAAACAAAAATCATAGCAGATAGCATTTTCTATTTTATTAACAAGGGATTAGATAATCTAAAATTATTTTTAAACCTTGAGGATGTTAAGAAAACAGAAATAATTTTACAAATTGAAAATGAAAGATTAGCGCGATGTGACGATATGACAGATAAAGAAAAATATGAATTGGCAAAAGATATGATTAAAGAATTAGAAAAGGGAAATAAATTAAGTGCCACAAGACAAGAATATCAATTGGTGAAAGTTAGTTTAGAGCAAGCGAAGAAATCTGGTGATGAGGTAGCAATAAAAGTGGCTGAAGAATTGCTAAAAGAAAAACAAAGTTTATATAAAGTTGCTATAGAAGAAGATAAAAGTGTTAATTTAACAAATAAGGTAGAAGGTAAAACTGTTAGTGTGCCAAACAAAGTAGAATAA